The genomic region GGTCGGCCGCCGTGGCGAGCGTCGTCAGGACGACGAGATCGGCGGCCTCCACCGCGGCCTCGGTGAGTGGAGCCCCGGTCGGCGCGTCGACCAGGACCAGCGGGTAGGAGTGCGCGAGCAGGCCCAACGCCGAGCGCAGTCCGGTCGGGCTGACCGGTTGGGCGTCCGACGGGACCGCGGGCGCGTCCTGTCGCAGCGGGCCGTCGTCGGCGGCTGGCGAGCCGGCGGTGGCTGGCGAGCCGGCGGTGATCTGGCCGGCGTCCGGCCGGACCGGCAGCACGTCCAGGTCCCGAGCGCCCCCGGGACGGCGGCCGCTGACCATCAGGCGCAGCTGCGCGGCGGATCCGTCGGCGGCCTGGTGCCGGACGACGTCCGTGATCGTGGTCGTCCCCGCGGAGCCGACCCGACTGGTCAGCGGGTCGCCGCGGGGCTCGTCCTCGTCGCCGTCCGAGGCCGCTGCCGTGCCCCCGGCCGTGCTCTCCCCGGGCCACAGGTCGACGGCGAGTACCGGATGCGCTCGCACCCCCGTCAGGGTCAGGCCGATCACACCGGTGAGCGTCGTCGTCCCCGAGTACGGGAACAGCGACGTCACGGTGACCCGCCAGGAGCCCGGCAGCGGGATGCGGGCCCGGTCGCGGACCGAAAGCCGGACCGGGATCTCCTCCCGTGGCTGCAGGCCGTCCGCGCCGCGGCGCGACTCCTGCCACGGCCTGAGCGGACCGTCCGGTTCCGGTCGGCGGGCCGAGCCCGGCCCGTCCGCCACCGGTACGGCCGCCTCGCGGGAGGGACGAGGAGGGCGCCCGGTCCGCGGCGCAGGCGCCGGTTCCGCTGCGGGCGTCGGCGCCAGCGCCGGGGTGCGGGCGGACCCCGTGGACGGGGCCGGCTTCGAGGAACCCGGGTGGCTGGTTGGCGTGGCGGGTGCCGCGGGGCCGCCCTCCGCCGCTCGCGCCCGGGGCGGGATGGGCGGCGAGGCCTGACGGGGCGCGGTCGGCGTCCGGCTCGGGGTCGACGACGCCGATCGGCTCGGTGGACTCGTGCGACTGGGCGCGGGCGTGGGCGTGCGGCTGGGGATCGGGCCCGGGGCGGCGGGCAGACGGCTGGGCGTCGGCGGGGCCGAGCGGGCGACGGGTCCGGTGGCGGCGATGGTTCGCTCGGTCGGAGCCGGCCTGGTGACGGGGACGGGCGGGGCGGCGGCCGCCGGGCCGGAGCCGGGCACTGCGGTGGGGGCGGCCACCTCGATCGGGCCGGTCACGGCGATGGAATCGGTCACGGCGACGGAATCGGTCCCGGGGATGGAGTCGCCCACGGAGATCGAGTCGGTCACCACGATCGGGCCGGTCGCGGGCGTCGGCACGGCGGTGACGGCTCGATCGCCCTGCTCCGGGGGTGCCGCATCGGGGGCCCCCGGGAGTCTCCCGACCGAGACCGGGCGGGTGGCCGCCCGCGGTGGAGCCGAAGCCCTGGGCGGTCGGCTGCGGGGGGGCGTCGCGCCGACAGGTGCGTCGGGCAGGGGCGGCGACCCGGTGGTGTGCGGGGGGATCGCGGTGGGCCCGGGACCTGCGGCGAGTGCGTCGGTGGGGGCGGCTGCGGAGCCGTGACCGGCCCCCGGGCCGGAGCCCGCGGTCCGTGTGCCTGTGCCGGTGCCGACGGCATGGTCGGGACCGTCTGCCGGGGACGGGGCGGCCAGGTCCCGCGACGACTCCGGGGCCGCGCCGTCGGCGCCGGCGGGCGGCGCCGGGCGGCGGGAAGGGTCTGCCTGGTTGCGCGGCGCGATGGCGGCCGGCCGGCCGGCACGGCGCGTCAGGCTGCCGCGCGCACGCCGGAGCTCCTCGGCCGGCTCGGCGCCCGGCGCGGGCTGGCTGCCGCGCCCGGCACCCGGCGGTTCCGCCGGGGATGTGGCGTCCGCGGCGCCTGCACGGTCCGCACCCGGTTCGGTCGCGGATGTCGCATCATCGAGGTGGAAGGCCTCGCTCTGCCACGCCTCGTCGGGTGGCTGCGGCGAGTCCGGCCCGCCGCGCCGCCGATGCCGCCGGCGCCCTGAACGCGCGTAGGGAGGTGACTCGGCGTCCTCGGCGGTCGACGACTCGTCGCGCCCGTACTGGTCGTCTCGGTCAGGCAGCCGGTTGGAACGGGAGGCCGACGTGGGGATGCGGGCTCCTATGAGCGAAACGGGCCGCGCGTCGCCTTCCTCACCGTACGGTGCCTGTGGCACATCGCTCACGCGCCGTCGCCCTCCCGGCTCTCTACAGGTTAGCTAGTGCCAGTTAAGGTTACTTACGGTTACTTGCCTTCGGCTGCGGTCGGATCGATGTAACACGAGCCATTCGAGTATGACAAGCTCTGGTTGAGGCTACCCACAACGGATGGGTCGGTGTACCTTCCGGAACCGGAGATGTGCGATCCGCCATTACCGAGGCGAACCGGTGGCGGGTTCGGCGGAAGATCCGCGCCGGGGGCCGGCGGGGGCGGCCAGGTTCACGCGGCGCGAATCGTGCGGCAGAGCGAAAGGAGCGTCGGTGGCGCAGGACGGCTTCCCGATGGCGACGCCCCGGCCTTCCGCCCGTCCGGGGCGCTCGGGCGCCCCGCAGGGTGCCCCCCTGTCGGGCCGGACGGCGCCGGCCGGATCGCCTGCCCTGCGCTTCGCCCCTACCGGGTCGAGCCGGCCCCGGGCGAGCTCCGGCGGCCCGGCGGGCATGCCGTCCGCGACCGCCCCGGGCACGCCGGCCGGCGCATCCTCCGCCGCGACGCCTCCGGTCGCGCCGCTCGCGCCGCCGCCGCTGTCCCCGCCGGAGACCAGGCCGTCGGTGTCCGGCGGCAGCACCGGCGGGGCCGCCAGGCTGGGTGCCGTCGGGGCTGCCACGAGTGGTGGGGGTACGGCGCCCGCGGCCGGCGGACCCGCGGTCCGGCCCGCCGACGACGACGATGTGCTCACCGTCGACGAGCTGGTCGCCTGGCTGCGCCTGTCCGAGAGCACGGTCCTCAAGCTGCTGTCCGAACGGGCGATTCCGGCCCGCAAGGTCGGCCACCAGTGGCGGGTGCGCCGCGGCCGCGTGCGGGACTGGCTGGACGGCCGGGAATGACCGGCGGCGTGGCAGGGGCGGGTGCGAGGAGCGCCGTTGGCGGTGCCCCCGAGCCCGGCGGTGTGCCGGCGGTCGGGCGCCACGGCGGCTCGGCGTAGCGGCGTCCGGACGTGCCAGTGAGCCAGGTCAGTTCGGCGCCGCCGCGCCGTGCCCGGCTGTTCCCGCCGGCGCTGCCGGCGCTGCCTGTGTCACTGGCGCTGCTGGTGGTGCCGGTGTTGCTGGTGGTGCTGGCGGGCTGCGGGGCGTTGGACCGGGTCGCGGACCCGACACCGAGTCCGGCGGTGACCACCGGCCCGCCGGCGGGTGCCAGCCAGGCCCCGGGGCCCCCACTGGCCACCGCGACCGCCCCGGCGACCGGCGAGGTGGACCGCACGAACCCGGCCGCGGTCGCGGCCGACTGCTTCACCCGCTGGCAGTCGTTCGACGCCCGGACCGATGCGGGCCCGTCGGCCGGCGTCGAGCGGGCCCGGGACTGCCTCACCGAGGACTTCGCGGCTTCGCTCGGGGCGGGCTCCGCCGGTGCCGCTGACGGCGGCGCAGACGGGCGGGCCTGGGAGGATCTGCGGGCCCACGGCGCCCACTCGCAGGTGTCGGTGCTGGCGACCACGCCCCTGGGCGGCATCGACACCACCGCCACGGGCCGCGTCGTGCTCCAGCTCAACGTGCGTCGCGAGAGCACGACGGGCAACGAGGCCCCGGTGGCGACCGTGTCCACCCCGGCCCTGACGTTGCTGCGCCAGGCCGACGGGACGTGGCGGGTCGCCGGCGCGGACCTCGCCAGCGTCGCCGGCGACGCGCCGGGGCGATGAGGTCGGATGGCCCGTCGCTTCCCGCCCAGCCGATCCGGGTGGCTGGTGTGGTTGGGCACCGGCTCGGCGATCGTCATCGGTGGGATCATCCTGTTGATCTCGGTCCTGATCATGACCCTCGCCGGGCCGTTCGTCGGTGATCACGGCCGGGGCAACAAGTCGATCGAGAACGCCGACGGCATCCCGGCGGAGTACGTGCAGCTGATCACGGATGCGGCGAACGCCGCCGGCTGCGAAGAGGTGACGCCGGCCCTGCTGGCCGCCCAGCTCCACCAGGAGTCCGGGTTCAACCCGCAGGCCCGCTCGCCCGTCGGGGCGATGGGGATCGCCCAGTTCATGCCCGCGACCTGGGCCAGCCACGGCCAGGGCGACGTGTGGAATCCCGCCGACGCGATCCCGGCCGCGGCCCGTTACGACTGCGCGGTGGCGGCGTCGGTCGCCTCCGTGCCCGGCGACGGGCAGGAGAAGATGCTGGCCGCCTACAACGCCGGCGCCGGGGCGGTGCTCGCGTTCGCGGGCATCCCCCCCTACACCGAGACCCGCAACTACGTGCGCACGATCCTCGCTCAGACGCAGGTCTACGGTGACTCCCTCGAGTTCGGCGTGGAGATCCCCGCCGGCACGATCGCCCCCGTGGTCGCGTTCATGGAGTCACAGATCGGTAAGCCCTACGTCTGGGGGGCGGTCGGGCCGGACTCCTGGGACTGCTCCTCGCTCGTGCAGGCCGCGTACCGGAACATCGGCATCGAGCTGCCCCGGGTGACCACCGACCAGCTCCGGTTCGGCCCGGTGGTCGCCGGAGTCGACCCACAGCCCGGGGACCTGCTGTTCACGCCGGGCACCGACGGCACCGCCGACGCTCCCGGCCACGTTGGCATGTACATCGGTGACGGCCGGGTCATCGCGGCCAAGGGGGCGCGCTGGGGAGTCGTGGAGTCCGACATCTCGGACTGGACCGGTACCGTCGCCGTGACCAGGCCGTTGGCCAAGGACCTCCGTTAGCCCGACCAGCCGCCCGATGTCGCGGGCGGCCGGTCGCAGCGGCGACGGCTCACGCGGTGGCCTCGGACACGAAGTCCGACAGCCCGTTGGCCACCCCGCCCAGCACGCCCACGGTGTTGTGCACCACGTCAGCGGCGTCACTCGGGGCGGTCACCGCGAAGAACAGGATGAACAACCCGATACCCCACGGCCAGATCAGTCTCTTCATGCAGGACCTCGCAGCACAGCCAGCCGATAAGGCCGGACGGACACCAACGTCGATAAGTCACCGACAGCATGTGTGTACTCACCTTGCGTAGCCGTCGCAAGGGGAATCGCCGAGGGACGGGCGGCGCCCCGGCGGGCGGCCACCTCTCCACCCGGCCCGGGTGAGGCGCAGCCCCGGCCGTCCTCGGACGCGCCGGCGGACACCGCCGCGGACACGGCGTACCCCTCGGCGGGACACTGAACGGACAGTGAGATGACCATCTGTAGCCACTTGGCGACGTGAATGGGATGGGCTCTAATGATGCAAGCCACCCCGGGCCGGCTGACGTCGACTCCTGGCACGGGGTGGCTACCAGTTGTGATTGATCATTGCCCCGGTCAGGCCGGCGTGATGCCCTGCGCGAAGCGGAACAGGTCGTCGGGGTCGTAGGCCCGCTTCACCTGCCGCAGCCGATCCAGGTTCGCCCCGTAGTACGCCTGCGCCCAGCCGGCGAGCTCGGGGTCGATGTAGTTCTGGTAGGCGGACCGGGAGACGAACGGCGCCGTCGCCTCGACGGTGGACCGCAGCCAGCGGCGGTTGGCCTCCTTCGCGGCCGGCGTGGCGTTCGGGGCGTAGCCGGCGACGTACTGGGCGCTGGCGATCGCGCCGCGGTGGACGAATGCCGTGTCGCCCGGGGCGACCCGGTTGATCGCTCCGCCCCAGGAGTCGAGGATCACCCCGCCCGAGCCGGCCCCCGCGGTCCGCTGGCGCTGCTCGACCGCGCCCAGCATCACCTCGACGCCGCGCGACGGCATCGGCTCCAGCAGGAACGCCGACGCGGCCCGCTGGGCGACCCGTGGCAGCGTGCCACCCGGCGACCGGCCGCGCAGGTGGCAGGCCTCGACCGCGCGGCCGGCGCAGCCGCCCTCGATGAGCATCGCCTCCAGGTGACCCCGGGTGGTGACGTAGGTCCCGGTGGGCCGGTGGCCGGCCGCGGCGACCAGGTCGGCGAGCCGCGCGCGCAGGCCGGCCACCGCGTCGTCGCCGGCACCGCCCGAGAGCACCCCGCTCACCCGCAGCGTCGGGGTGCCGCCGACACCGGCCGAGGGCGCGGAATAGGCGACACACGTCGACCACAGGCTCTCCGGCGCACCGCCGGGAGCGGAGATCCATTCCTGCCACGCGGACACCACGTCGGCGGCGCCATCCCAGGCCCAGCGGTAGGTGAACAGCACCAGCGGCGTCGCCCGGTGGGTGGCGAAGGTGAACGAGGTGACGATGCCGACGTTGCCGCCGCCCGCGCCGCGCAGCGCCCAGAACAGGTCCGGCTCGTGGTCCGCGTCGGTGTGCACGACCTCCCCGGAGGCGAGCACCACCTCGGCGGAGACCATCCGGTCGCAGGTCAGGCCGTAGCGCCGGCCGAGCACGCCGATCCCGCCGCCCAGGGCGAGCCCGGCGATGCCCACGGTCGGGCACGAACCCGCCGGCAGCGCCAGCCCTGCCCGGGCGAGACCGGAGTACACGTCGACGAGCAGGGCGCCCGCCCCGATCCGCGCGACCTGGCCGGGTGCTGCGGCCACCGCGGCCATCGGGGTGACGTCCACGACCAGGCCGGTCGTCGTCGAATAGCCGCCGTAGCTGTGCCCACCGGCGCGGGCGGTCAGCGGCAGCCCCGTCCGACGGGCGAACTCCACGCAGGCCTGGACGTCGGCTGCGGAGGTGACCTGGGCGACCGCCTGTGGTCGGATCGTGTCGAAGGCCGGGTCGAACAGCACGCTGGCCGTGGCGTATCGAGGGTCCGTCGGGCGCAGCAGCGGGCCGGTCAGGCGTGCGTCGAGGGCCTGCCAGTCGACGGCGGAGGGGGCGGGGCTGGTGTCCCCTCGGCACCCGGCGAGCAGCGTGCTGCCGAACTCGGCGCCGGCGAGCGCCAGCCCGCCGCCGCCCGCGGCCCGTAACACCGACCGGCGGTCGGGTCCGCCCACGCGTCCTCCCAGAGAGCCGTCCACAAGACCGGCCTGGCAGGACTGACCGGGCCCGCGAGGCTGGCTGGCGGGCGGGCCTGACCGGCAGGCAGGTCTACCGGCGAAGGTATGCCAATCCAGATCGCGACGGCGCTGTGGCGGCACGAGTGGGCTGGCGACGGTCGGCCCAGGCCCACGTGCGGACACCGAGCCGAGCGCCCAGGCCCGGAAACTCGGACCGGACGGCCGCCGCGGCGCGCCGGGACACGAGGGGACGGCCCGGCGCGGTGCGGGTCGTCATGCGGGCGGCCGCAGGGCGGTCGTCATGAATCCGTCTCGCCCGACCCGTCGCACGGTCCCGTCGGAGCAGGCGAGGTAGACCGTGCCGGTCGGGTCGACGGCCACCCCGGCCGGATCGCTCAGCCGGGTCTGGGTGGCCAGCGCCCCGTCGTGGTCGCCGGCGGAGTAGGAGGCGGTGCCGGCCACGGTGGTGATGATTCCGTGCCCGTCCACCCGGCGGATGACGTCGTTGCCCGCGTCGGCGATGTACAGCGAGCCGTCGGGGCCGAGCGCGAGGCCCGTGGGGTCGTCCAGCAGGGCCGCGGTGGCGGCCCTGCCGTCGCCCCGGTTGCCGTAGGTGCCGGGCCGGCCGGCGACCAGGGTGATGCGTCCCGACCGGTCGATCCGCCGCACGGTGTCCTCGCCCCTGTCGGCGACGTACAGGCTCCCGTCGTCGCCGAGGGCCAGGCCGCTGGGCTGGTACAGCGTCGCGTTGACGGCCGGGCCGCCGTCGCCGGCCGAGCCGTACTCGGTCGCCTTGCCCGCGACCGTGGTGATCCGGCCCTTCTCGACGCGCCGGACCCGGTATCCCTCCGCCACGTACAGCACCCCGTCGTCGTCTACGGCGACGGCGCTCGGATCGTCCAGATGTGCCTTGGTGGCGTCGCCGACGTCCGCGGTGAACCCGTCGGCATAGTCCGGACCGGCCCCGGCCACCGTGGTGATGACCCGGTCCCGGCCGATCCGCCGGATCCGCCCGGCGTCGCGCTCGGCCAGGTAGACCGCGCCGTCGCGCCCGACCGCCACCCCGGCCGGGTCCTGTAGGTCGGCGGCGAGGGACGGGCCGCCGTCACCGATCACCGGTGATGGGGACGGCGACGGTGATGGTGCGTCGCCGGTCGGCGTCGGCCGCGGCCCGCTGCCGCCGATGCGGTCGGCGCGGCCGGCGGAGGTGAGCCGGACGACCTGGCCCTGCCCGGTGCCGACGCCGGGGTCGGTGAGGTAGAGCGAACCGTCGGCGCCGAGGGTGAGGCCGCCGGCGTCGGACAGCCCGGCGAGGGTGACCGGCGCGCCGGCGTAGGCGGGACGCCGGTCGCCGTCCCCGCCGCCGAACGCCCCGAGGCCGACGAGCAGCCCGGCCGCCACGGCAAGCGCACCCACCGCCGCCACCGAGATGACCACCAGCCGCCGACGGCCAGCCCCTCGCGCCCGCCGTCGGCCCTGTCCGCCTCGCGCGGGGGCGCCGGTGCGGTACAGATCGGCCGCGGCATCGCCGTGGGGGTGGGGGGGACTGCCGGAAAGCGGGGCGGTGCCGGAAAGCGGCGCGGCGGCGGGACGTGGGGTGGCGGGACGTGGGGTGGCGGCGGGACGTGGAGTGGTGGGGTGGTGGCCCGCTGCGGAGAGCACGTCGTCGGGGAGGCGGACCGGGATGCCGCTCGCGGCCAGCCAGCCGGGGCCGAGCGTGGCGGTCATCGCGGCGGCCAGGCGCACCGCGAAGTCGAGGGCGGATGCCGGGCGCCACGAGGGTTCCTTCGCCATGGCCGAGGCGATCACGTCGGCGACCGGCCCCGGCGCCTCGGTGAGGGGCAGCGGCGCCACCGACAGGTGGTGGTGCAGCAGCGCGGCGACCGGCAGGTCCGGCGGGAAGGGCGAGCGGCGCGCGAACAGCTCGTACAGGACCACGGCGAGGGAGTAGAGGTCGGTGCCCGGACCGAGCCGCCCACCGGTGATCTGCTCCGGCGCCATGTACCGCGGGGTGCCGACCAGCCCGGTCGTGGTCGCCGCGGTCGCCTCGACGATCTTGGCGATGCCGAAGTCGGTGACCTTGGGGACGCCGTCCCCGGTGAACAGCAGGTTGTCCGGCTTCACATCGCGGTGCAGCACGCCCCGCCCGTGCGCGGCGGCCAGGGCCACCGCCGCCGCGACGCCGATCGCGCCCACCTGCGCCGGACCGGTCGACAGCCGGCTCCGACGGCGCAGGCTGCCGCCGGTGAGCTGCTCCATCACGAGCAGGCACAGCCCGTCGCACTCGACGTAGTCGTAGATGCGCACGACGTGGGGATGGTCCAGCCCGGCCAGCACCCGCGCCTCGGCGAGGAACCGGGCCCGCAGATCGTCGGCACCGCTGGCACCGGCGGCACCGCTGGCACCGCTGGTGCCGCCCGGGTCCAGCAGCACCTTCACCGCGACGATGCGGTCGATGAGCCGGTGCCGGCCGGCGAGCACCGCGCCGAAGCCACCGCGGCCCAGCTCGCCGCCCAGTTCATAGCCGGGCAGTGCGGCGGCCACGCGGCCGGTGTCCACCTGTTCCGTCATCGGGTCCGGGACGGGCGGACCCCGCCGTGCACGGTGGGAAGGAAACGCCGCTCCGTCATGGTGGGCATCTGTCGATTTCCTTCCGCAGAATTCGGAGCACGTCCCGTCTCCGGGCGGGCCCGGCCGGGCGATGGCCCCGGACGGCCGGCTCAGCCCGGCTGGGCGATCGTCGCGATCGTGCCGGCCGGGTCGATGCGCCGGACCCGGTCGTTGCCGTTGTCCGCGACGTACACGGCGCCGCTGCCGTCGACCACCACCGAGCTCGGGTTCTTGAACTGGGCGGCCGTCGCCGGGCCGCCGTCGCCGCCGGAGCCCTCGGTGCCGGTGCCCGCGATGGTGGTGATGATGCCGTTCGGGTCGATCTTCCGGACCCGGTTGTTGTTGTAGTCGGCGATGTAGAAGGTCTCCCCGTCCGGCCCGATCGCCAGGGATGGTTTGTTCAGCTTGGCCGACCGGGCCGGGCCGCCGTCGCCGGTGTAGCCGGCCTCACCGGTGCCGGCGATCGTGCTGATGATGCCGTCCGGGGTGACCTTCTGGATGGTCTCGCTGGTGAGATCGACGAAGTAGAGCGTGCCGTCGTCGGTCATCGTGATGTCGTTCGGGCCGTCGATCCTCGCCTGGGTTGCCGCGCCGCCGGCACCGGTGTAGCCGGCGACGCCGGTGCCCACGTACGTCGTGATGATCCCCGCCGGGTCGATCTTCCGGATGCGGTGGTTGTCGTAGTCGGAGAAGTACACGCTGCCGTCGGGTCCGGTGGTCACCTTCTCGGCGCTGTTGAGCTGGGCCGCGGTGGCCGGGCCGCCGTCGCCGCTGTAACCCGCGGTGCCGGTGCCGGCGACCGTGGAGATCACCCCGGCGGGCGTGACCTTGCGGATGCGGTTGTTCTTCGCGTCTCCGATGTAGATGTTTCCGGCCTTGTCCCGGGCGGTGGAGCCCGGACCGTCAAGCTGGGCCGCGGTGGCCGGGCCGCCGTCGCCGGCGATCCCGCCCGCGCCGGTGCCCGCGAAGTCGTCCGCGGCACCGGTCGGGGTGATCTTCTGGATTCGGTCCGTGGCCAGGCTGGACACGAGCAGCGACCCGTCGGGTTCGAGGGCGAGGCTGTACGGGCTGAGCCCCTGCACGGACAGCGCCTGCCCGCGGTACGCGGAGGCGACCCGAGGGGCGGCCGAGTCGACCGGGTCGTCGCCTCCGCCGCCGGAGGTCGCCACGGCCAGGACGATGCCGACGGTGGCCGCCACGACGAAGGCGAAGACGATGCCGCCGATGATCCAGGAGGCGCGGATGCGCGTGCCCGCGGTCTGGTGGTGCCCGGCCTGCCGGGTCGGGTCGAGCGGCATGCCGCCCGGGCGCGGGCCGAACTGCGCGCCGCCCGGTCCGCCGGCCCCGGGCATGCCGCCGTAACCACCGCCCAGGGGGCGTGGCGGCGGCGTGTACGGCGCGGGCGTGTTCCCCGGCGGGTATCCGCCCCACCCGCCTGGTCCGGGCCCCTGGTTGCCCCGCACCGTGGGGGCGCCGGTGAACCCGGGGCCGCCGGGGTCACCGAGCCCTCCGGGGCCACCGCCGGAACCCGGCTGGCCGCCGAAGCCGGCCGGGGCGCCGGGAGGCCTCTGGTGGCCGCCGGGCCTCTGGTAGCCGCCCATCCCCGGCCCGCCCATCCCCGGTCCACCAGCCCCAGCCCCGAAAGGCCCAGCTCCGGAAGGCCCAGCGCCAGATCCGGCGAGCCCCGGTCCAGGCACGCCAGGTCCAGGCCGGGCTCCGCTGCCGCTGGGTCCGCCCGGGCCGCCGGGTCCGCCGGGGCCGCTGGGTCCGCCGGCCCGGCCCGGGCCACCGGCGCTGCCGGGGTGGCCGAACGCGCCCGGACCCGCCGGGTAGCCGGGGCGGGCCGGGCCGGATCCGCGGGCGGGTCCGCCCGGGTAGCCCGGCGCGCCCGAGAGCGGCGGTCGCGGGGTGGTCGAGACCCCGAGCGCCGCCTCGCGGATCTCGTCGTCCACCCGGACCTTGATCTCCGACCGGGACAGCCAGTTCGGCCCGAAGGCCCGGCTGCCGGCGCGGGCGAGTTCGAGGGCGAAGTCGGTCGCGTCCGCGAACCGGGCGTTCGGGTCCTTCGCCAGCGCCCGCATGATCACGGTGGAGATCGGCGGCGGAACCGTGGTGAGCGGCTCCGGCATGATGGTCAGGTGGTGGTGGGTGAGCGGCTGCACCGCCATCTGGCGGCCGAACAGGGGCCGGCCGGCGATCATCTCGTAGAGCACCCCGGAGAGGGCGTAGAGGTCGGTCGACGGGAACAGTCGTACGCCCATGATCTGTTCGGGGGCCATGTACCGCGGGGTGCCGAGGATCGCGCTGGCGGTCGTCTCCGCCCCGTCGAAGATCTTGGCGATGCCGAAGTCGGTGACCTTGAGCAGGCCGTCCCCGGCGAACATGATGTTGTCCGGCTTGACGTCGCGGTGCAGCACGCCCTGCGTGTGCGCGTTGGCCAGGGCCGCGGCGGCCGCCAGGCCGATCGAGCAGGTCGTCTCCGGGGACACCGGACCCGCGCTGATCCGCTGCTTGAGGGTGCCGCCGGAGAGCAGCTCCATCACCAGCAGGCAGGTGCCCTCGTGCTCCACGTAGTCGTGGATGCGCACGATGTGCGGGTGGTCCAGTTCGGCCAGCACCCGGGCCTCGGCCAGGAAACGGGCGCGCAGATCGGCGTCGTCGGAGGTGTCCAGCAGGATCTTGATGGCGACCTTGCGGCCGATGAGCCGATGCTGGCCGGCGAGCACGAGCCCGTAGCCGCCCCGGCCCAGGTCGCCCTCGACGGTGTAACCCGGAAGCGCCGCCTCCACGAGTGATCTGTCAATCAACAAGGTTCAGATCCGTCCGTTAACGCCGTCGGGCAGCCCGCCGCACCGCCGTCCCCGTCCCGACCGCGGCATCCTGGCCTGCAATGACGCCTTCGTCGGGTTCCTGGCGATCCTACGACCACGACCTTCCCATTCGGCCGCCCGTCCGGGGGCGCCCTGTGACGTCGGATCGGCGACATGTGCATGCTGCTGGGGCCGACGAGTGTCGGCGCCGCCACGGTCCGGATGATGCGACAGGTGTCGGGATGACGGGCAGGAGTCCGGATGACGTGCCACGGACACCGATGGTGGTTGTGGCGGCAACGTGTTGAACCTGCGAGGAAGGGCGTCCCACGTCATGTCGACAACCGAGCCCGCCGCTCTGGCAGCTCCGCCCGACATCACCGCGACGGAGGAATGGACGGCGCTGAGGGCGCATCTGCGCGAGTTGTCCGAGGTGTCCCTGCGGGATCTGTTCGACGCCGATCCCACCCGGGGTGAGGCGTTCACCGCCGAAACGGACGGCCTCTATCTCGACTACTCCAAGAACCGGCTGACGGCGCGCACCGTCGAGCTGCTCGTGGCGCTCGCCCGGCGGGCCGGGCTCGCCGAGCGCATCGAGGCCATGTTCCGCGGCGAGCGGATCAACGTCACCGAGAACCGGCCGGTGCTGCACGTGGCGCTGCGGGCCCCGGCGGGAACCCGCATCGAGGTCGACGGCGTGGACGTGGTGCCCGAGGTGCACCGGGTGCTCGACCGGATGTCCGCGTTCGCGGACACGGTGCGTTCGGGGACGTGGCGTGGGGCGACCGGCGAGCGGATCACCACCGTCGTCAACATCGGCATCGGCGGCTCCGATCTGGGCCCGGCCATGGCCTACG from Frankia alni ACN14a harbors:
- a CDS encoding serine/threonine-protein kinase, which produces MTEQVDTGRVAAALPGYELGGELGRGGFGAVLAGRHRLIDRIVAVKVLLDPGGTSGASGAAGASGADDLRARFLAEARVLAGLDHPHVVRIYDYVECDGLCLLVMEQLTGGSLRRRSRLSTGPAQVGAIGVAAAVALAAAHGRGVLHRDVKPDNLLFTGDGVPKVTDFGIAKIVEATAATTTGLVGTPRYMAPEQITGGRLGPGTDLYSLAVVLYELFARRSPFPPDLPVAALLHHHLSVAPLPLTEAPGPVADVIASAMAKEPSWRPASALDFAVRLAAAMTATLGPGWLAASGIPVRLPDDVLSAAGHHPTTPRPAATPRPATPRPAAAPLSGTAPLSGSPPHPHGDAAADLYRTGAPARGGQGRRRARGAGRRRLVVISVAAVGALAVAAGLLVGLGAFGGGDGDRRPAYAGAPVTLAGLSDAGGLTLGADGSLYLTDPGVGTGQGQVVRLTSAGRADRIGGSGPRPTPTGDAPSPSPSPSPVIGDGGPSLAADLQDPAGVAVGRDGAVYLAERDAGRIRRIGRDRVITTVAGAGPDYADGFTADVGDATKAHLDDPSAVAVDDDGVLYVAEGYRVRRVEKGRITTVAGKATEYGSAGDGGPAVNATLYQPSGLALGDDGSLYVADRGEDTVRRIDRSGRITLVAGRPGTYGNRGDGRAATAALLDDPTGLALGPDGSLYIADAGNDVIRRVDGHGIITTVAGTASYSAGDHDGALATQTRLSDPAGVAVDPTGTVYLACSDGTVRRVGRDGFMTTALRPPA
- a CDS encoding helix-turn-helix domain-containing protein, whose translation is MSGGSTGGAARLGAVGAATSGGGTAPAAGGPAVRPADDDDVLTVDELVAWLRLSESTVLKLLSERAIPARKVGHQWRVRRGRVRDWLDGRE
- a CDS encoding NlpC/P60 family protein, with protein sequence MARRFPPSRSGWLVWLGTGSAIVIGGIILLISVLIMTLAGPFVGDHGRGNKSIENADGIPAEYVQLITDAANAAGCEEVTPALLAAQLHQESGFNPQARSPVGAMGIAQFMPATWASHGQGDVWNPADAIPAAARYDCAVAASVASVPGDGQEKMLAAYNAGAGAVLAFAGIPPYTETRNYVRTILAQTQVYGDSLEFGVEIPAGTIAPVVAFMESQIGKPYVWGAVGPDSWDCSSLVQAAYRNIGIELPRVTTDQLRFGPVVAGVDPQPGDLLFTPGTDGTADAPGHVGMYIGDGRVIAAKGARWGVVESDISDWTGTVAVTRPLAKDLR
- a CDS encoding MinD/ParA family ATP-binding protein — translated: MADGPGSARRPEPDGPLRPWQESRRGADGLQPREEIPVRLSVRDRARIPLPGSWRVTVTSLFPYSGTTTLTGVIGLTLTGVRAHPVLAVDLWPGESTAGGTAAASDGDEDEPRGDPLTSRVGSAGTTTITDVVRHQAADGSAAQLRLMVSGRRPGGARDLDVLPVRPDAGQITAGSPATAGSPAADDGPLRQDAPAVPSDAQPVSPTGLRSALGLLAHSYPLVLVDAPTGAPLTEAAVEAADLVVLTTLATAADLEATLMRLRAFREGPGRRAARDGGPPIVAAIVAPRRGRPSPRTRAAAARLGRQVDSLVRIPYDARLDPSRHTPVRIPRLRRRTRRAYMRLAAATVESLFALAKAEVAAPAAAGERLARTSPEAIGPVTARAEADATSGTTSTTADHPTPPGVSFGDLRSPTAPSRIAGPDRPGGPRP
- a CDS encoding FAD-binding oxidoreductase, with amino-acid sequence MGGPDRRSVLRAAGGGGLALAGAEFGSTLLAGCRGDTSPAPSAVDWQALDARLTGPLLRPTDPRYATASVLFDPAFDTIRPQAVAQVTSAADVQACVEFARRTGLPLTARAGGHSYGGYSTTTGLVVDVTPMAAVAAAPGQVARIGAGALLVDVYSGLARAGLALPAGSCPTVGIAGLALGGGIGVLGRRYGLTCDRMVSAEVVLASGEVVHTDADHEPDLFWALRGAGGGNVGIVTSFTFATHRATPLVLFTYRWAWDGAADVVSAWQEWISAPGGAPESLWSTCVAYSAPSAGVGGTPTLRVSGVLSGGAGDDAVAGLRARLADLVAAAGHRPTGTYVTTRGHLEAMLIEGGCAGRAVEACHLRGRSPGGTLPRVAQRAASAFLLEPMPSRGVEVMLGAVEQRQRTAGAGSGGVILDSWGGAINRVAPGDTAFVHRGAIASAQYVAGYAPNATPAAKEANRRWLRSTVEATAPFVSRSAYQNYIDPELAGWAQAYYGANLDRLRQVKRAYDPDDLFRFAQGITPA